From one Lycium ferocissimum isolate CSIRO_LF1 chromosome 7, AGI_CSIRO_Lferr_CH_V1, whole genome shotgun sequence genomic stretch:
- the LOC132063376 gene encoding nuclear transcription factor Y subunit C-9-like yields MDHHGNGQPPGSSAPIYGAPYQANQMAGPTPAAVSAGAIQSPQAAGLSASSAQMAQHQLAYQHIHQQQQQQLQQQLQSFWANQYQEIEHVSDFKNHSLPLARIKKIMKADEDVRMISAEAPVVFARACEMFILELTLRAWNHTEENKRRTLQKNDIAAAITRTDIFDFLVDIVPREDLKDEVLASIPRGTLPVGGPTEGLPFYYGMPPQSAPPVGASGMYMGKPVDQALYAQQPRPYMAQPIWPQQQQPPSDS; encoded by the coding sequence ATGGATCATCATGGAAATGGACAGCCTCCCGGTAGCTCAGCTCCGATATATGGTGCTCCATACCAAGCTAACCAAATGGCAGGGCCCACTCCTGCTGCAGTTTCAGCTGGTGCAATTCAATCTCCTCAAGCAGCTGGTCTTTCCGCTTCGTCAGCCCAGATGGCCCAACATCAGCTCGCTTATCAGCACATTCAtcagcagcagcaacaacaattGCAGCAACAACTCCAATCTTTCTGGgcaaatcaatatcaagaaatcgAGCATGTTTCTGATTTCAAGAATCATAGCCTGCCATTGGCAaggatcaagaaaatcatgaaagccgATGAAGATGTTAGGATGATATCTGCAGAAGCACCAGTTGTATTTGCTCGTGCCTGTGAGATGTTCATACTTGAATTGACACTGCGTGCATGGAACCACACTGAGGAGAACAAAAGGAGGACGTTACAGAAAAACGATATCGCTGCAGCCATAACAAGGACtgatatctttgatttcttAGTTGACATTGTACCAAGGGAGGACTTGAAAGATGAGGTGCTTGCATCAATTCCTAGAGGAACGCTTCCTGTTGGAGGCCCCACTGAGGGTCTACCATTCTATTACGGGATGCCACCGCAGTCTGCTCCACCGGTTGGAGCTTCAGGGATGTACATGGGAAAGCCTGTTGATCAAGCACTTTATGCCCAGCAGCCCCGTCCATATATGGCTCAGCCAATTTGGCCCCAGCAGCAACAACCACCCTCAGATTCTTAA